ATGCCGTAATGCACCTTGTATTGCAGCACCTCACCAGGGGCGAAGCTTTCATTCTTGACGGTGCGCATGGTGTCATTGATAGCAAAGCCGCTGAGCACTAAGCCGACCAAGGGGAGCAGGAGCAGGAGTTGATGTTTTACACGCATAAGCCAAAATTCCGGTTGTAGTCTGTTGGTATTCAAATGTCATACCAAAAAAGCCCCGGCGTCTTTACACAAATCTACTATTTTTTGAATGGAACTACTGCTAAACAAAAACGGCACCCAGAAAGGTGCCGTTTTAATCTAATTTTTATAGTGCTTATTCACCGGTGTCTTCTAAAACGGCGGCTACTTTTGCAGGCTCACCTTTTACAATGGCTCTGATTTTAGCTTCAATCTCATTCATCAGTTCCTCGTTGTCCAGCAGCAGGGTTTTCACACCGTCACGGCCCTGGCCCAGTCTGTTGCCGTCATAAGAGAACCAAGAACCTGATTTCTGCACCACGCCCAGTTCTACGCCCAGATCCAGAATCTCACCTACTTTGGAGATACCTTCGCCATACATGATATCAAACTCCACTACTTTGAACGGAGGCGCCACCTTGTTTTTTACCACTTTCACCTTGGTGCGGTTACCGGTAATGTTGTCTGGGCCTTCTTTGATCTGGCCAATTCTTCTGATGTCCAAACGTACAGAGGCGTAGAATTTAAGGGCGTTACCACCGGTGGTTGTCTCCGGGTTCCCGAACATCACGCCAATCTTCTCCCGCAACTGGTTAATGAAGATACAGCAGCAACCGGTTTTGTTGATGGTACCGGTCAACTTACGAAGCGCCTGCGACATCAAACGTGCCTGAAGACCCATTTTGCTGTCACCCATGTCGCCTTCCAGTTCGCCTTTAGGCACCAGCGCGGCCACGGAGTCAATCACAATAATATCAATAGCGCCGGAGGAGATCAAATGATCGGCAATCTCCAGTGCTTGCTCGCCGTTGTCTGGCTGCGCAATTAAAAGGTTCTCTGTGTCAATGCCCAGTTTCTCGGCGTAGGCTTTGTCAAAGGCGTGCTCGGCGTCAATGAACGCGGCAATACCACCTTTTTTCTGCGCCTCGGCAATACAGTGCATAGTGAGCGTAGTTTTACCGGAAGATTCTGGTCCGTAAATTTCTATCACCCGTCCGCGTGGAAGACCACCAATGCCCAGGGCAATGTCAAGCCCCAGGGAGCCGGTGGAAATGGCGGGAACGTCAACTACCTGGGTATCGTTCAGCTTCATGACCGTTCCTTTTCCGTAGGTCTTGTCTAGCTTATCAATGGTAAGTTGGAGCGCTTTTAATTTTTCGGTGTTTACACTCATGTCTGTGTTTTTTCTTTGCTTTGTTTAGATGAAATTACTACTTCCTACGTCAATCTGCAAACGCTTGCCGCGGCGTTTCAGCTGCTTCCCAGACGCATGCCGGAGGTGTATAAAAGAAACACCCAAAGTACCGAAATTGTGCCATCATTTACTATTTTATTTAGCTTTATTTTTGGCTGACTTACAGCGAAATGCTAATTAAAATAGCAAGGCGGTTTTTTGGTAAAGAATTAAAGTTTTGGTTGGGTTGAGTCTCTAGTATGCAACACCCTTCAGCCGTTTTGGTAGTGGTTTACAATGTATGATGCTTTGATTTTTGGTTGTTTCGGTAGTTGAACATTAGGTTTAAGCTCGCATCATG
This region of Rufibacter sp. LB8 genomic DNA includes:
- the recA gene encoding recombinase RecA, which encodes MSVNTEKLKALQLTIDKLDKTYGKGTVMKLNDTQVVDVPAISTGSLGLDIALGIGGLPRGRVIEIYGPESSGKTTLTMHCIAEAQKKGGIAAFIDAEHAFDKAYAEKLGIDTENLLIAQPDNGEQALEIADHLISSGAIDIIVIDSVAALVPKGELEGDMGDSKMGLQARLMSQALRKLTGTINKTGCCCIFINQLREKIGVMFGNPETTTGGNALKFYASVRLDIRRIGQIKEGPDNITGNRTKVKVVKNKVAPPFKVVEFDIMYGEGISKVGEILDLGVELGVVQKSGSWFSYDGNRLGQGRDGVKTLLLDNEELMNEIEAKIRAIVKGEPAKVAAVLEDTGE